AAAGCAGAAGGGGCTTTCGCAGTTCGGGTTAGCGATGGCTGCGGAGATTCATCCGAGCGTTATCAGCCGCATCGAGTGCGAAGTATGGCCGCCGTATCCCAAGTGGAGACGGAAGCTGGCGGCAGCGTTGGGGGTGTCGGAAAACGAGCTTTTCTCGGAGGTGCCGAAGCAATGATACAATTAGGAATTTCTAGCACTGCACTCCGTGAGACCATGGGCGCAGGCGAGGCAGCAGCATTGCTGGGCGTGAGCCGGTGGTTAATATATGAAATGGTAAAAAGGCAGCAAATCCCCTGCGTACGGGCCGGTAAGCGGGTCTTGTTTCGCCGGGTGGCACTGGACGCATGGATGGACGCACAGGAACGGGGTAGCGTCGATGCGGAACCGGAAGCGCCCATGGAGCGGGGTGTCATCCGCCGGCTGAAATAGGGGTGATTGTGATATGGCGCGTCCAGCCAAAGAAGGAATGGATTATTTCTCGCACGATACAGATGCCGTGAATGATCCGAAAATTGAGGTATTGCGGGCCTTATACGGTAATGACGGCTACGCGTTTTTCTTCATTCTTTTGGAACAAATTTACAAAAGCAGCGATTTCGAGGTAAACGTTTCTGACGCAGAAATGCAGCAGATATTCGCCAGAAAAGTATCAGTAACTCCGCAGAAATTTTCAGAAATGATTCAGACTGCTGTAAAGTGGGGTTGCTTTGACAGGGAAGCATACGAAAAAAGAGGGGTTCT
This genomic interval from Desulfoscipio sp. XC116 contains the following:
- a CDS encoding helix-turn-helix transcriptional regulator; this encodes MNRVREIRKQKGLSQFGLAMAAEIHPSVISRIECEVWPPYPKWRRKLAAALGVSENELFSEVPKQ
- a CDS encoding helix-turn-helix domain-containing protein, producing the protein MIQLGISSTALRETMGAGEAAALLGVSRWLIYEMVKRQQIPCVRAGKRVLFRRVALDAWMDAQERGSVDAEPEAPMERGVIRRLK